The proteins below are encoded in one region of Candidatus Nezhaarchaeales archaeon:
- a CDS encoding ribosome biogenesis/translation initiation ATPase RLI codes for MARVVVIEYDYCKPKDCSLECLRFCPRVKTGDKTVTINEATGKPIISELLCSGCGICVKKCPFKALWVVNLPKELEGECVHQYGVNSFRLYRLPVPRKGAAVGLIGQNGVGKTTAIRILAGELKPNLGSYEEPPDWPLILKFFRGSELQSYFKELARGRIKAVHKPQYVDKIPRFVKGKLGSILSLMDERRIVNRLKEALDLDAIWDQEVGSLSGGELQRFAVAAAMAKEADVYLFDEPSSYLDVNQRLKVCKAIRSLVDDGKAVVIVEHDLAVLDYLSDQVHVLYGLPRVYGVASYPYGVRVGINIYLNGYLPDENVRFRSEPVRFHLRPSPNEFRGGSTLLSWPSMVKTLGSFTLKVAPGEVHEGEVLGLLGPNGIGKTTLIRMMTGELEPDEGYSPIPALKIKASYKPQYISTFFKGTVYEYLREKVGETLSEPWFKVDVLHQLQVDLLLDREVSELSGGELQRVAITSCLGVDAQIYFLDEPTAYLDVEQRLSMAKAIRRTVENKKASAIVAEHDVMIVDYIADNMVLFQGVPGVRGETTTVMGLRKAFNLFLEGMDVTFRRDPQTGRARINKPDSYLHRAQKAMKEYYYIPVKEEE; via the coding sequence TTGGCTCGAGTCGTAGTTATCGAGTATGATTATTGTAAACCAAAGGATTGTAGTTTGGAGTGCTTAAGGTTTTGTCCTAGGGTTAAAACAGGTGATAAAACCGTAACTATTAATGAGGCTACCGGAAAGCCCATTATCTCGGAGCTTCTATGTTCAGGTTGCGGAATATGCGTAAAGAAGTGTCCCTTTAAAGCGTTATGGGTGGTAAACTTACCTAAGGAGTTGGAGGGGGAGTGCGTACATCAGTACGGGGTAAACTCGTTTAGGCTGTATAGGTTACCAGTACCGAGGAAGGGGGCGGCGGTCGGGTTAATAGGTCAAAACGGGGTTGGTAAAACTACCGCGATTAGAATATTGGCTGGTGAGCTTAAACCTAACTTAGGAAGTTATGAGGAACCTCCAGATTGGCCCTTGATATTAAAGTTCTTTAGGGGTTCAGAGCTTCAATCATACTTTAAGGAGTTAGCTCGTGGAAGGATTAAGGCTGTCCATAAACCTCAATATGTCGATAAAATACCTAGGTTTGTAAAGGGTAAGCTGGGAAGTATCCTTTCCTTGATGGATGAAAGGCGTATCGTAAATAGGTTGAAGGAGGCCCTAGATCTTGACGCGATCTGGGATCAGGAAGTAGGAAGCCTTAGCGGTGGTGAGCTACAACGATTTGCGGTGGCCGCCGCTATGGCTAAGGAGGCTGATGTATACCTGTTCGATGAACCTTCAAGTTACTTGGATGTTAACCAAAGGTTAAAGGTATGTAAAGCTATTAGGTCGCTCGTAGATGACGGTAAGGCCGTAGTTATCGTTGAGCATGACTTAGCGGTATTAGACTACTTATCTGACCAGGTCCACGTACTTTATGGGTTACCAAGGGTTTATGGGGTTGCTTCATATCCCTACGGGGTTAGGGTTGGAATAAACATATACTTAAACGGCTACCTCCCTGATGAAAACGTTAGGTTTCGTTCTGAGCCGGTGAGGTTCCATCTACGTCCTTCTCCTAACGAGTTTAGGGGTGGAAGCACCCTTTTATCGTGGCCATCCATGGTGAAAACCCTTGGAAGCTTCACCTTAAAGGTTGCCCCTGGAGAGGTTCATGAAGGGGAGGTTTTAGGCCTTCTTGGACCTAACGGGATAGGGAAAACCACGTTAATAAGGATGATGACCGGAGAGTTGGAACCCGACGAAGGCTACTCCCCTATTCCCGCTTTAAAGATTAAAGCTAGTTATAAGCCGCAGTATATTTCAACCTTCTTTAAGGGCACCGTTTACGAATACCTAAGGGAGAAGGTTGGTGAAACGCTTTCTGAGCCTTGGTTTAAAGTCGACGTACTCCACCAGCTTCAAGTGGACCTCCTTCTAGATCGGGAGGTATCTGAATTAAGCGGAGGTGAACTTCAAAGGGTCGCCATAACTTCATGTTTAGGTGTGGACGCACAGATATACTTCCTAGATGAGCCCACAGCATATTTGGACGTGGAGCAGCGGCTTTCAATGGCTAAGGCGATTAGGCGAACCGTAGAGAATAAGAAGGCTTCAGCCATAGTCGCTGAACATGACGTTATGATCGTTGACTACATAGCCGATAACATGGTACTTTTTCAAGGGGTACCGGGGGTAAGGGGTGAAACAACAACGGTAATGGGGTTGAGGAAGGCCTTTAACTTGTTCTTGGAAGGGATGGATGTAACCTTTAGAAGGGATCCGCAAACCGGTAGGGCTAGGATAAATAAGCCGGATTCCTACTTGCATAGAGCGCAGAAGGCAATGAAGGAATACTACTATATACCGGTTAAAGAGGAGGAGTAA
- the fbp gene encoding fructose-1,6-bisphosphate aldolase/phosphatase yields MAEKVTISLIKADVGSLTGHHIVHPKQIEVAKNCLSKAKEDGLIIDYYVFHCGDDLELLMTHKNGEANPKIHELAWNTFKEVAEKVSRPLKLYAAGQDLLVEAFSGNVKGMGPGVAEMEIEERPSEPFIVFAADKTEPGAWNLPLFRVFADPFNTAGLIIDPAMRGGFTFRVMDVVEGKVIDLSCPVEMYDLIALLGTPGRYVIERIYRTSDKLLAAVLSTTRLSLIAGRYVGKDDPVCIVRAQHGLPAVGEILAAFGVPHIVAGWMRGSHHGPLMPVSYKDSQNKCTFFDGPPRVIALGFQLANGMLVGLNGSEPADLFDDPFFDYARRVSAEIAIYLRRMGEFMPARLGPEELEYTGMAEALKRLKGRFRPS; encoded by the coding sequence TTGGCTGAAAAGGTAACTATAAGCTTAATTAAGGCTGATGTTGGAAGCCTTACCGGGCACCATATTGTACATCCAAAGCAGATTGAAGTAGCTAAAAACTGCTTAAGTAAAGCTAAGGAGGATGGACTCATCATTGATTACTATGTGTTCCACTGTGGTGACGACCTGGAGCTATTAATGACGCATAAGAACGGTGAAGCTAATCCAAAGATCCATGAGTTAGCGTGGAACACGTTTAAGGAGGTCGCTGAGAAGGTTTCAAGGCCGTTAAAGCTGTACGCCGCTGGTCAAGACCTTCTCGTTGAGGCTTTTTCAGGCAACGTTAAGGGTATGGGTCCAGGCGTAGCTGAAATGGAGATCGAAGAACGCCCTAGCGAGCCCTTCATAGTGTTCGCTGCAGATAAAACCGAGCCTGGAGCCTGGAACCTTCCTCTGTTTAGGGTATTCGCGGACCCATTTAATACCGCCGGGTTAATTATAGATCCAGCTATGCGTGGAGGCTTTACGTTTAGAGTTATGGATGTTGTTGAGGGCAAGGTTATAGATCTATCCTGCCCGGTTGAAATGTACGACTTAATAGCCCTACTAGGAACCCCTGGTAGGTACGTAATTGAAAGAATTTACAGGACGTCCGATAAACTTTTAGCTGCAGTTTTAAGTACGACGCGTTTAAGCCTAATAGCTGGACGCTACGTTGGGAAGGACGACCCGGTGTGCATAGTTAGAGCGCAGCATGGTTTACCCGCTGTAGGTGAAATCTTAGCGGCTTTCGGTGTACCGCATATCGTAGCTGGTTGGATGCGGGGTAGTCACCATGGGCCCTTAATGCCGGTAAGCTATAAGGATAGTCAGAATAAATGTACATTCTTCGACGGCCCGCCACGCGTTATAGCGCTCGGCTTCCAATTAGCTAACGGTATGCTAGTAGGCTTAAATGGTTCAGAGCCTGCAGATCTATTTGACGACCCCTTCTTTGATTACGCGAGAAGGGTCAGCGCGGAGATAGCTATATACCTTCGTAGGATGGGTGAATTTATGCCTGCTAGGCTAGGACCTGAAGAGCTAGAGTACACCGGTATGGCTGAGGCCCTTAAAAGGCTTAAAGGACGTTTTAGGCCCTCCTAA
- the tpiA gene encoding triose-phosphate isomerase, whose translation MVLTREVKPPLILINFKAYQEATGKRALSLAKTAEKVSKDTGVCFGVAPQYVDIYLLAQSVEIPVFAQHVDPITYGAFTGYVLPEAVKEVGAIGTLINHSERRLLLSDVDAAIRRAKEVGLLTIVCTNNPNVSVAAATLNPWSVAIEPPELIGQGRAVSKVKPEVVSESVERIKRVNRDVIVLCGAGIMNGDDVHAALKLKAEGVLLASGVVKAKDPEAKMRDLASGVLKASS comes from the coding sequence GTGGTTTTAACGCGAGAAGTAAAACCACCCTTAATACTAATAAACTTTAAAGCATATCAGGAGGCCACCGGGAAACGTGCTTTAAGTTTAGCTAAAACGGCTGAAAAAGTAAGTAAGGATACTGGGGTATGCTTCGGTGTTGCACCTCAATACGTTGATATATACCTTTTAGCTCAAAGCGTTGAAATACCCGTCTTCGCTCAACACGTGGACCCCATTACCTACGGTGCGTTTACCGGCTACGTGCTTCCTGAGGCCGTTAAGGAGGTTGGCGCCATCGGAACCTTGATTAATCACTCCGAGCGTAGGCTACTTCTATCCGATGTTGACGCCGCTATACGGCGAGCGAAGGAGGTAGGGCTTTTAACCATCGTATGTACCAATAACCCGAACGTAAGTGTAGCGGCCGCGACCTTAAACCCTTGGTCAGTGGCTATAGAGCCGCCCGAGCTTATAGGTCAGGGTCGAGCCGTAAGTAAGGTTAAACCGGAGGTAGTTAGTGAGAGCGTTGAAAGGATTAAGCGTGTTAACCGCGATGTTATCGTTCTGTGCGGAGCCGGTATTATGAATGGCGACGACGTACACGCTGCTTTAAAGCTTAAGGCTGAAGGGGTTTTACTAGCCTCAGGGGTTGTTAAAGCTAAAGACCCGGAGGCTAAAATGCGGGATTTAGCCTCCGGAGTTTTAAAGGCGTCATCATAA